One genomic region from Argentina anserina chromosome 2, drPotAnse1.1, whole genome shotgun sequence encodes:
- the LOC126782997 gene encoding vacuolar protein sorting-associated protein 52 A-like isoform X2 has product MVADMVHLATNDPQKSLFVFDLGAVEEDATSDYISLDGLQQELEECKNDEVVKEILSKGTKRRDYTKGVENNIRQVELDSIQDYIEESDNLVSLHDQIRDCDSILSQMETLLGGFQAEIGSISSDIKILQEKSMDMGLKLKNRKVAESNLAKFVEDIIVPPRMVDIINDGEVNDEYLRTLEILSKKLKFVEVDLMVKSAKALKDIQPELEKLRQKAVSKVFDFIVQKLYALRKPKTNIQILQQNVLLKYKYVISFLKEHGNEVYIEVRGAYIDTMNKVLSAHFRAYIQALEKLQLDIATSSDLIGVETRNTSLFSRGREPLKNRSAVFALGERIKILKEIEEPALIPHIAEASSIKYPYEVLFRSLHKLLMDTATSEYHFCDDFFCEESIFYEIFAGPFAVIDEHFNSILPNCYDAIGVMLMIRIIHHHQLIMSRRRIPCLDSYLDKVNIALWPRFKMVFDLHLNSLRNANVKTLWEDDVHPHYVMRRYAEFTASLIHLNVEYGDGQLELNLERLRMAVDDLLMKLAKAFPRPKLQTVFLINNYDMTIAVLKEAGPEGGKIQIHFEELLKRNTALFVEELLLEHFSDLIKFVKTRASEDPDANVENPVTGTEVEPLVKDFASRWKAAIELMHKDVITSFSNFLCGMEILRAAMTQLLLYYTRLSDCIKRIDPPTNLNKDLVSISSILFEIKKYSRTF; this is encoded by the exons ATG GTGGCGGACATGGTCCATCTTGCAACCAACGATCCACAG AAATCTCTATTTGTATTTGATTTGGGTGCTGTTGAGGAGGATGCTACCAG TGATTACATATCATTGGACGGACTGCAACAAGAATTAGAAGAATGTAAAAATGATGAG GTAGTCAAGGAAATTTTGTCTAAGGGTACAAAACGACGGGATTATACAAAGGGGGTTGAGAACAACATACGACAAGTTGAATTGGACTCGATCCAG GATTATATTGAAGAAAGTGATAATCTGGTATCTCTTCATGATCAAATTCGTGATTGTGACAGCATCTTGTCACAGATGGAAACTCTTCTCGGTGGATTTCAG GCAGAGATTGGTTCAATAAGTTCTGACATCAAAATTCTCCAAGAGAAGTCTATGGATATGGGTTTAAAGTTGAAGAATCGCAAG GTGGCAGAGTCAAATTTGGCAAAATTTGTCGAAGACATTATTGTCCCTCCAAGGATGGTTGATATAATTAATGATGGCGAG GTGAACGATGAATATTTGAGAACTCTAGAGATTCTTAGCAAGAAGTTAAAGTTTGTTGAAGTGGATCTTATGGTTAAATCTGCCAAAGCTCTAAAAGATATTCAGCCTGAGCTCGAAAAACTTAGACAGAAAGCAGTTTCCAAG GTGTTTGACTTCATTGTTCAGAAGCTTTATGCATTGAGAAAACCTAAAACAAATATCCAGATCCTTCAACAGAATGTTCTCTTAAAGTACAA GTATGTTATTTCGTTCCTCAAGGAACATGGAAATGAGGTATATATTGAGGTTCGTGGAGCATACATCGACACAATGAACAAG GTTCTTAGTGCACATTTCCGTGCTTATATTCAAGCACTTGAGAAACTACAGTTGGATATTGCCACATCTAGTGACTTAATTGGGGTGGAGACGAGAAACACAAGTCTATTTTCAAGAGGAAGGGAACCACTGAAGAATAGGTCGGCTGTTTTTGCTCTTGGAGAGaggattaaaattttaaag GAAATTGAAGAACCTGCATTAATTCCACATATAGCTGAAGCCAGCTCCATCAAGtatccatatgaggtgctctTCAGGAGCTTGCACAAGCTGCTGATGGACACTGCTACTTCTGA GTACCATTTCTGTGATGATTTCTTTTGTGAAGAATCCAtattttatgaaatttttGCAG GTCCATTTGCTGTAATTGATGAGCACTTCAATTCAATACTTCCAAATTGTTATGATGCTATTGGTGTAATGCTTATGATCCGCATTATACATCACCACCAG CTTATTATGTCTCGGCGGCGTATCCCATGCTTGGATTCATACTTAGATAAG GTCAATATCGCCCTTTGGCCTCGTTTTAAGATGGTGTTTGACTTGCATCTCAACAGCCTGCGCAATGCGAATGTAAAGACATTGTGGGAAGATGATGTTCATCCTCACTATGTCATGAGACGATATGCTGAATTCACAGCTTCACTTATCCACCTCAATGTTGAATACGGAGATGGACAG CTTGAATTAAATCTGGAAAGACTGAGAATGGCTGTTGATGATTTGCTTATGAAGCTTGCTAAAGCATTTCCAAGACCAAAACTGCAAACTGTGTTTCTGATAAACAACTACGATATGACTATTGCAGTGCTGAAG GAAGCTGGTCCGGAAGGTggtaaaattcaaattcactTTGAGGAACtgctgaaaagaaacacagccTTATTTGTG GAAGAACTATTACTAGAACATTTTAGTGATTTAATCAAGTTTGTCAAAACCCGGGCTT CGGAGGATCCAGATGCGAATGTTGAGAATCCTGTAACTGGCACGGAGGTTGAGCCACTTGTGAAAGACTTTGCAAGTAGATGGAAAGCTGCAATTGAGCTGATGCACAAGGATGTCATAACATCTTTCAGCAACTTCTTGTGTGGCATGGAAATTTTGAGGGCTGCAATGACTCAGCTACTGCTTTATTACACTAGGCTCTCCGATTGCATAAAGAGGATAGACCCACCGACAAATCTTAACAAGGATCTAGTGTCCATTTCATCTATCTTGTTTGAAATTAAGAAATACTCAAGGACTTTCTAA
- the LOC126782997 gene encoding vacuolar protein sorting-associated protein 52 A-like isoform X1, with product MVADMVHLATNDPQVSLKSLFVFDLGAVEEDATSDYISLDGLQQELEECKNDEVVKEILSKGTKRRDYTKGVENNIRQVELDSIQDYIEESDNLVSLHDQIRDCDSILSQMETLLGGFQAEIGSISSDIKILQEKSMDMGLKLKNRKVAESNLAKFVEDIIVPPRMVDIINDGEVNDEYLRTLEILSKKLKFVEVDLMVKSAKALKDIQPELEKLRQKAVSKVFDFIVQKLYALRKPKTNIQILQQNVLLKYKYVISFLKEHGNEVYIEVRGAYIDTMNKVLSAHFRAYIQALEKLQLDIATSSDLIGVETRNTSLFSRGREPLKNRSAVFALGERIKILKEIEEPALIPHIAEASSIKYPYEVLFRSLHKLLMDTATSEYHFCDDFFCEESIFYEIFAGPFAVIDEHFNSILPNCYDAIGVMLMIRIIHHHQLIMSRRRIPCLDSYLDKVNIALWPRFKMVFDLHLNSLRNANVKTLWEDDVHPHYVMRRYAEFTASLIHLNVEYGDGQLELNLERLRMAVDDLLMKLAKAFPRPKLQTVFLINNYDMTIAVLKEAGPEGGKIQIHFEELLKRNTALFVEELLLEHFSDLIKFVKTRASEDPDANVENPVTGTEVEPLVKDFASRWKAAIELMHKDVITSFSNFLCGMEILRAAMTQLLLYYTRLSDCIKRIDPPTNLNKDLVSISSILFEIKKYSRTF from the exons ATG GTGGCGGACATGGTCCATCTTGCAACCAACGATCCACAGGTCTCTCTC AAATCTCTATTTGTATTTGATTTGGGTGCTGTTGAGGAGGATGCTACCAG TGATTACATATCATTGGACGGACTGCAACAAGAATTAGAAGAATGTAAAAATGATGAG GTAGTCAAGGAAATTTTGTCTAAGGGTACAAAACGACGGGATTATACAAAGGGGGTTGAGAACAACATACGACAAGTTGAATTGGACTCGATCCAG GATTATATTGAAGAAAGTGATAATCTGGTATCTCTTCATGATCAAATTCGTGATTGTGACAGCATCTTGTCACAGATGGAAACTCTTCTCGGTGGATTTCAG GCAGAGATTGGTTCAATAAGTTCTGACATCAAAATTCTCCAAGAGAAGTCTATGGATATGGGTTTAAAGTTGAAGAATCGCAAG GTGGCAGAGTCAAATTTGGCAAAATTTGTCGAAGACATTATTGTCCCTCCAAGGATGGTTGATATAATTAATGATGGCGAG GTGAACGATGAATATTTGAGAACTCTAGAGATTCTTAGCAAGAAGTTAAAGTTTGTTGAAGTGGATCTTATGGTTAAATCTGCCAAAGCTCTAAAAGATATTCAGCCTGAGCTCGAAAAACTTAGACAGAAAGCAGTTTCCAAG GTGTTTGACTTCATTGTTCAGAAGCTTTATGCATTGAGAAAACCTAAAACAAATATCCAGATCCTTCAACAGAATGTTCTCTTAAAGTACAA GTATGTTATTTCGTTCCTCAAGGAACATGGAAATGAGGTATATATTGAGGTTCGTGGAGCATACATCGACACAATGAACAAG GTTCTTAGTGCACATTTCCGTGCTTATATTCAAGCACTTGAGAAACTACAGTTGGATATTGCCACATCTAGTGACTTAATTGGGGTGGAGACGAGAAACACAAGTCTATTTTCAAGAGGAAGGGAACCACTGAAGAATAGGTCGGCTGTTTTTGCTCTTGGAGAGaggattaaaattttaaag GAAATTGAAGAACCTGCATTAATTCCACATATAGCTGAAGCCAGCTCCATCAAGtatccatatgaggtgctctTCAGGAGCTTGCACAAGCTGCTGATGGACACTGCTACTTCTGA GTACCATTTCTGTGATGATTTCTTTTGTGAAGAATCCAtattttatgaaatttttGCAG GTCCATTTGCTGTAATTGATGAGCACTTCAATTCAATACTTCCAAATTGTTATGATGCTATTGGTGTAATGCTTATGATCCGCATTATACATCACCACCAG CTTATTATGTCTCGGCGGCGTATCCCATGCTTGGATTCATACTTAGATAAG GTCAATATCGCCCTTTGGCCTCGTTTTAAGATGGTGTTTGACTTGCATCTCAACAGCCTGCGCAATGCGAATGTAAAGACATTGTGGGAAGATGATGTTCATCCTCACTATGTCATGAGACGATATGCTGAATTCACAGCTTCACTTATCCACCTCAATGTTGAATACGGAGATGGACAG CTTGAATTAAATCTGGAAAGACTGAGAATGGCTGTTGATGATTTGCTTATGAAGCTTGCTAAAGCATTTCCAAGACCAAAACTGCAAACTGTGTTTCTGATAAACAACTACGATATGACTATTGCAGTGCTGAAG GAAGCTGGTCCGGAAGGTggtaaaattcaaattcactTTGAGGAACtgctgaaaagaaacacagccTTATTTGTG GAAGAACTATTACTAGAACATTTTAGTGATTTAATCAAGTTTGTCAAAACCCGGGCTT CGGAGGATCCAGATGCGAATGTTGAGAATCCTGTAACTGGCACGGAGGTTGAGCCACTTGTGAAAGACTTTGCAAGTAGATGGAAAGCTGCAATTGAGCTGATGCACAAGGATGTCATAACATCTTTCAGCAACTTCTTGTGTGGCATGGAAATTTTGAGGGCTGCAATGACTCAGCTACTGCTTTATTACACTAGGCTCTCCGATTGCATAAAGAGGATAGACCCACCGACAAATCTTAACAAGGATCTAGTGTCCATTTCATCTATCTTGTTTGAAATTAAGAAATACTCAAGGACTTTCTAA
- the LOC126782863 gene encoding uncharacterized protein LOC126782863 isoform X1 — protein sequence MSPAVATPTATIAAATNLGGGGAAGQFGDTTYTKVFVGGLAWETQKDTMKKYFEQFGDILEAVVITDKATGRSKGYGFVTFREAEAAMRACVDAAPVIDGRRANCNLASLGVQRSKPSTPKHGGGGARNFRVMAGSIFQAAGGVGVGVGSGFTAASAATAFPAHHHYAAIQQGIPAAAAAAYNLYATPGYSAYSPEYTYPTNYYGLYGGGATNQYPVYGAAGGMLTGGAAAAAFYPYLQYGEAANGGAAAYTTSGAQNVGYGGIQYPHHHHNLYQYSAAALGGYQHYAPSMSLAPSPALQSPGVTMSLPAAPSIPVPAHR from the exons ATGAGTCCGGCAGTAGCAACACCAACGGCAACAATAGCAGCAGCGACTAATTTGGGAGGCGGAGGAGCTGCAGGTCAGTTTGGGGATACGACGTATACCAAGGTGTTTGTTGGAGGATTGGCTTGGGAGACCCAGAAGGATACCATGAAGAAATACTTTGAGCAGTTTGGTGACATCTTGGAGGCTGTTGTCATCACTGACAAGGCCACTGGcagatccaagggctatggaTTT GTAACCTTTCGCGAAGCGGAAGCAGCGATGAGAGCTTGTGTCGATGCTGCCCCAGTGATAGATGGAAGGAGAGCCAACTGCAATCTTGCTTCTCTTGGTGTTCAGAGATCCAAGCCATCTACTCCAAAGCATG GTGGAGGAGGAGCTAGGAACTTTAGGGTAATGGCGGGATCAATATTCCAAGCTGCAGGTGGAGTTGGAGTTGGAGTCGGATCGGGTTTTACAGCAGCTTCTGCAGCAACCGCATTCCCAGCTCATCATCATTATGCCGCCATTCAACAAGGGATTCCTGCTGCCGCTGCTGCTGCTTACAATCTTTATGCCACCCCAGG GTACTCTGCATACTCGCCAGAATACACTTACCCTACG AACTACTACGGCCTATACGGAGGGGGAGCAACAAACCAGTATCCAGTGTACGGAGCAGCAGGTGGGATGCTGACGGGAGGAGCTGCAGCAGCAGCCTTTTACCCGTATCTTCAGTACGGTGAAGCAGCTAATGGAGGTGCCGCTGCCTATACTACTTCTGGGGCGCAGAATGTTGGATATGGTGGCATCCAATAcccacatcatcatcataatcTCTATCAGTATTCAGCTGCTGCACTAGGAGGCTACCAGCACTATGCTCCCTCCATGTCTCTTGCACCCTCTCCCGCGTTGCAATCACCAG GCGTGACCATGTCTCTTCCTGCTGCACCATCAATTCCGGTTCCAGCTCATCGCTAG
- the LOC126782863 gene encoding uncharacterized protein LOC126782863 isoform X2 has product MSPAVATPTATIAAATNLGGGGAAGQFGDTTYTKVFVGGLAWETQKDTMKKYFEQFGDILEAVVITDKATGRSKGYGFVTFREAEAAMRACVDAAPVIDGRRANCNLASLGVQRSKPSTPKHGGGARNFRVMAGSIFQAAGGVGVGVGSGFTAASAATAFPAHHHYAAIQQGIPAAAAAAYNLYATPGYSAYSPEYTYPTNYYGLYGGGATNQYPVYGAAGGMLTGGAAAAAFYPYLQYGEAANGGAAAYTTSGAQNVGYGGIQYPHHHHNLYQYSAAALGGYQHYAPSMSLAPSPALQSPGVTMSLPAAPSIPVPAHR; this is encoded by the exons ATGAGTCCGGCAGTAGCAACACCAACGGCAACAATAGCAGCAGCGACTAATTTGGGAGGCGGAGGAGCTGCAGGTCAGTTTGGGGATACGACGTATACCAAGGTGTTTGTTGGAGGATTGGCTTGGGAGACCCAGAAGGATACCATGAAGAAATACTTTGAGCAGTTTGGTGACATCTTGGAGGCTGTTGTCATCACTGACAAGGCCACTGGcagatccaagggctatggaTTT GTAACCTTTCGCGAAGCGGAAGCAGCGATGAGAGCTTGTGTCGATGCTGCCCCAGTGATAGATGGAAGGAGAGCCAACTGCAATCTTGCTTCTCTTGGTGTTCAGAGATCCAAGCCATCTACTCCAAAGCATGGt GGAGGAGCTAGGAACTTTAGGGTAATGGCGGGATCAATATTCCAAGCTGCAGGTGGAGTTGGAGTTGGAGTCGGATCGGGTTTTACAGCAGCTTCTGCAGCAACCGCATTCCCAGCTCATCATCATTATGCCGCCATTCAACAAGGGATTCCTGCTGCCGCTGCTGCTGCTTACAATCTTTATGCCACCCCAGG GTACTCTGCATACTCGCCAGAATACACTTACCCTACG AACTACTACGGCCTATACGGAGGGGGAGCAACAAACCAGTATCCAGTGTACGGAGCAGCAGGTGGGATGCTGACGGGAGGAGCTGCAGCAGCAGCCTTTTACCCGTATCTTCAGTACGGTGAAGCAGCTAATGGAGGTGCCGCTGCCTATACTACTTCTGGGGCGCAGAATGTTGGATATGGTGGCATCCAATAcccacatcatcatcataatcTCTATCAGTATTCAGCTGCTGCACTAGGAGGCTACCAGCACTATGCTCCCTCCATGTCTCTTGCACCCTCTCCCGCGTTGCAATCACCAG GCGTGACCATGTCTCTTCCTGCTGCACCATCAATTCCGGTTCCAGCTCATCGCTAG
- the LOC126782863 gene encoding uncharacterized protein LOC126782863 isoform X3 gives MSPAVATPTATIAAATNLGGGGAAGQFGDTTYTKVFVGGLAWETQKDTMKKYFEQFGDILEAVVITDKATGRSKGYGFVTFREAEAAMRACVDAAPVIDGRRANCNLASLGVQRSKPSTPKHGGGGARNFRVMAGSIFQAAGGVGVGVGSGFTAASAATAFPAHHHYAAIQQGIPAAAAAAYNLYATPGYSAYSPEYTYPTNYYGLYGGGATNQYPVYGAAGGMLTGGAAAAAFYPYLQYGEAANGGAAAYTTSGAQNVGYGGIQYPHHHHNLYQYSAAALGGYQHYAPSMSLAPSPALQSPVCFAVPQA, from the exons ATGAGTCCGGCAGTAGCAACACCAACGGCAACAATAGCAGCAGCGACTAATTTGGGAGGCGGAGGAGCTGCAGGTCAGTTTGGGGATACGACGTATACCAAGGTGTTTGTTGGAGGATTGGCTTGGGAGACCCAGAAGGATACCATGAAGAAATACTTTGAGCAGTTTGGTGACATCTTGGAGGCTGTTGTCATCACTGACAAGGCCACTGGcagatccaagggctatggaTTT GTAACCTTTCGCGAAGCGGAAGCAGCGATGAGAGCTTGTGTCGATGCTGCCCCAGTGATAGATGGAAGGAGAGCCAACTGCAATCTTGCTTCTCTTGGTGTTCAGAGATCCAAGCCATCTACTCCAAAGCATG GTGGAGGAGGAGCTAGGAACTTTAGGGTAATGGCGGGATCAATATTCCAAGCTGCAGGTGGAGTTGGAGTTGGAGTCGGATCGGGTTTTACAGCAGCTTCTGCAGCAACCGCATTCCCAGCTCATCATCATTATGCCGCCATTCAACAAGGGATTCCTGCTGCCGCTGCTGCTGCTTACAATCTTTATGCCACCCCAGG GTACTCTGCATACTCGCCAGAATACACTTACCCTACG AACTACTACGGCCTATACGGAGGGGGAGCAACAAACCAGTATCCAGTGTACGGAGCAGCAGGTGGGATGCTGACGGGAGGAGCTGCAGCAGCAGCCTTTTACCCGTATCTTCAGTACGGTGAAGCAGCTAATGGAGGTGCCGCTGCCTATACTACTTCTGGGGCGCAGAATGTTGGATATGGTGGCATCCAATAcccacatcatcatcataatcTCTATCAGTATTCAGCTGCTGCACTAGGAGGCTACCAGCACTATGCTCCCTCCATGTCTCTTGCACCCTCTCCCGCGTTGCAATCACCAG TGTGTTTTGCTGTGCCACAGGCGTGA